From Kwoniella dendrophila CBS 6074 chromosome 11, complete sequence, a single genomic window includes:
- a CDS encoding DNA repair protein (mre11): protein MATVNGDRVAASEAGDEPNLSIVQPNPDNCFRIMLATDNHIGYAEKDPIRGQDAINTFKEILEIARDAEVDFILLAGDLFHENRPSRTCMHQTIALLREYTLGDKPIGFELLSDPYDGSAPGFSFPAVNYEDPNLNIAIPVFSIHGNHDDPQGTGPEGALCALDVLSVSGVLNYFGKVDLAPDEAVPDDGTDKGIRIKPILLRKGTTNLALYGVGNVKDARMHYELRSNRVKMYMPEGGDVAEDDWFNILLIHQNRVKHGPQQSVPEGMFDDAIRLVVWGHEHDCRITPEKVEGKDYWISQPGSSVATSLAPGEAIPKHVGIMSIQGSQFQIAEIPLKTVRPFEMDEVILSYAAEQGALSLDDKDSITEYLKKEVERLIQQAKVNWKERNPDPDAKMMLPLIRLKVETTDAKEMTNPVRFGQLFVDQVANPRDILQYYRKKKPTERKVKNNPDLPDEEEEEWDENDAALLTTNDRLAKLRMANLVKQYLQAQNLEVLVENGMEDAVMRFVEKDDKDAIKDFVSDTLKMVGRDMRTKEVDEEDVEDHMLQAKQHAASQYAEARPVPKEKPKKGKSRQKDSDEDSMLAEDDNQMDLDSDGSIQQSKGTARGKGKAASAKGKGKKPLFDHASDSEEEEEEEEEEVVPAPKKRGAASTASSARKPAAKPATRAPARKAPAKASSSGRGMQQSQLTFSKGGKASKPIELSDSD, encoded by the exons ATGGCCACGGTGAATGGAGATCGTGTTGCAGCTAG TGAAGCTGGGGATGAGCCCAACCTATCGATTGTGCAGCCAA ATCCTGACAA CTGTTTTCGGATCATGCTTGCAACCGATAATCACATAGGTTACGCCGAGAAAGATCCTATAAGAGGCCAAGACGCtatcaacaccttcaaggAAATTTTGGAAATTGCAAGAGATGCTGAAGTAGATTTCATCTTACTTGCTGGAGATCTTTTTCACGAAAACCGGCCAAGTAGAACATGTATGCATCAAACAATCGCATTGTTGAGGGAATACACTCTCGGTGATAAGCCTATCGGA TTCGAACTGCTTAGTGATCCGTATGATGGCAGCGCACCTGGTTTCTC ATTTCCAGCTGTCAACTATGAAGATCCGAATCTGAATATCGCGATCCCTGTGTTTTCCATACATGGTAATCATGACGATCCTCAAGGGACTGGTCCT GAAGGAGCTTTATGCGCATTAGACGTTCTTTCGGTATCTGGTGTACTTAACTATTTCGGAAAGGTGGATTTAGcacctgatgaagctgttccAGATGATGGTACTGATAAAGGCATACGGATAAAACCTATTCTTCTCCGAAAAGGTACAACCAATCTAGCTTTATATGGAGTAGGTAACGTCAAAGATGCTAGAATGCATTACGAGCTAAGGTCAAATAGGGTAAAAATGTACATGCCTGAGGGAGGAGACGTAGCAGAGGATGATTGGTTTAATATCTTGTTGATTCACCAAAACAG AGTCAAACATGGACCTCAGCAGTCAGTTCCTGAAGGAATGTTCGATGATGCTATTCGTCTTGTGGTCTGGGGTCATGAACACGATTGTCGAATCACTCCCGAAAAAGTGGAAGGCAAAGATTACTGGATATCTCAACCTGGTAGTTCAGTAGCAACAAGTCTAGCGCCTGGGGAAGCAATACCGAA ACACGTCGGGATCATGTCAATTCAGGGATCGCAATTTCAGATCGCTGAAATCCCGCTCAAGACCGTACGACCATTCGAGATGGACGAAGTTATCTTGTCATACGCTGCCGAACAAGGAGCCTTGTCTTTGGATGATAAGGACAGTATCACGGAATatttaaagaaagaa GTTGAAAGATTGATCCAACAAGCCAAAGTCaattggaaagaaagaaatccCGATCCCGACGCGAAAATGATGTTACCTTTGATTAGACTCAAG GTCGAAACCACGGATGCAAAGGAGATGACAAATCCCGTGCGATTTGGGCAATTATTCGTAGATCAAGTCGCCAATCCTAGGGATATCCTACAGTATTACCGAAAGAAAAAGCCTACAGAGAGAA AAGTCAAAAATAACCCCGATCTACccgatgaagaagaagaagaatgggaCGAGAACGATGCTGCTCTATTGACGACCAACGACCGGCTTGCCAAACTCCGTATGGCGAATCTCGTTAAGCAATATCTTCAAGCGCAAAACTTGGAAGTCTTAGTGGAGAATGGGATGGAAGATGCGGTCATGCGGTTTGTGGAGAAAGACGACAAAGATGCTATAAAGGA TTTTGTGTCGGATACTCTTAAAATGGTGGGTCGAGATATGCGAACCAAGGaggtagatgaagaagatgtggAAGATCAT ATGTTGCAAGCAAAACAACA TGCCGCTTCACAATATGCCGAAGCTCGGCCTGTGCCTAAAGAG AAGCCTAAGAAAGGCAAGAGTAGGCAGAAAGATTCGGACGAAGACAGCATGC TGGCGGAGGACGATAATCAGATGGATCTGGACTCTGATGGATCGATTCAGCAGTCTAAAGGTACTGCAAGAGGTAAAGGGAAGGCTGCTTCGGCTAAGGGAAAAGGGAAGAAGCCTTTA TTCGACCACGCTTCTGATTCcgaagaggaggaagaagaagaggaagaggaagttgTTCCTGCACCCAAGAAACGAGGTGCAGCTTCCACAGCTAGCTCAGCCCGCAAACCAGCTGCTAAACCTGCCACCAGAGCGCCTGCTAGAAAAGCACCAGCAAAAGCAAGTTCAAGCGGCAGAGGTATGCAACAATCTCAATTGAC GTTCTCAAAGGGTGGTAAAGCTTCTAAACCT attgaattatcagataGCGATTAA
- a CDS encoding peptidyl-prolyl cis-trans isomerase-like 3: MLYSAKQYETVKSSIELFNDTLIGTLPTHVKRWKDEGYRHPASPDYSRKLHEAIPDWILNDCIAESRGKRKELFGSMDSQNSKGDTEEDSTLSTPMEGYSVTLHTSHGDIKIEIFCESVPRAAENFLGLCASGQYDNTIFHRNIKGFMIQGGDPTGTGKGGQSIYGSPFNDEIRQTLRFNNRGILAMANAGPDTNKSQFFITYGKQPSLDGKYTIFGKVIDGLDTTLDSMERVPVNPKNKPLSEIKLINITIHANPIADQTK, from the exons ATGTTGTACTCAGCCAAACAATATGAAACTGTTAAATCGAGTATTG AACTGTTTAACGATACCTTAATTGGAACGTTGCCAACACATGTTAAGCGTTGGAAAGATGAAGGATATCGACACCCTGCATCACCGGATTATTCAAGAAAGCTTCACGAGGCGATTCCAGATTGGATTCTCAATGATTGCATTGCCGAGTcaagaggaaagagaaaagagttATTCGGATCTATGGATTCGCAAAATTCGAAAGGCGATACAGAGGAAGACTCAACGTTGTCCACACCTATGGAAGGTTAT TCCGTTACTTTACATACGTCACATGGAGatatcaag ATCGAGATATTCTGTGAATCCGTTCCTAGAGCAGCAGAG AATTTCTTAGGACTGTGTGCATCAGGGCAATATGATAATACGATATTCCATAGAAATATAAAAGGATTTATGATTCAAGGTGGTGATCCAACTGGGactggtaaaggtggtcaAAGTATATATGGTAGTCCGTTCAATGACGAGATAAGACAGACGTTGAGG TTTAATAACAGAGGTATACTGGCTATGGCAAATGCAGGTCCAGATACCAATAAATCCCAG TTCTTCATAACGTACGGCAAACAACCTAGTTTAGATGGGAAATATACTATTTTCGGGAA AGTGATAGATGGTTTAGATACAACTTTAGATTCAATGGAAAGGGTACCTGTAAATCCAAaaaataaacctttatcagaaatcaaattgataaatatcACAATACATGCTAACCCGATAGCGGATCAAACAAAATAA